One region of Catenuloplanes indicus genomic DNA includes:
- the sepX gene encoding divisome protein SepX/GlpR, with product MRVPTSVLLAVLAAAGLLALAPALVRRYDATERQVAERAQSTARVLERRRRRRTVPGRRPINPPRHLMPPDSGTSVPSSPDKRGLSSSARVESATPVSGPSGMSGPGGRRGRRRSLRLVPDAARRAPRRPARRRRQATAVTRRRRVLGALALLNGVQLLGVAVVGPGFWISVSVTGALLVVYVVHLRNRAIAERRRRRQEAREAAWLARRQAEVRREQKRRAEARKADRLRLAAQREAVRRAAMGLDRGPETDLPAAADGIAGSSPPPAKPRGGSVSYRSPGLRGRPYQAGGGPSQMRRPDSA from the coding sequence TTGAGGGTGCCGACCTCGGTGCTCCTCGCCGTCCTCGCTGCCGCCGGGCTGCTCGCCCTCGCGCCGGCGCTGGTCCGCCGGTACGACGCAACCGAGCGCCAGGTGGCGGAGCGGGCGCAGTCGACGGCCAGGGTGCTTGAGCGCCGCCGCCGTCGCCGCACCGTGCCCGGACGACGCCCGATCAACCCACCACGGCATCTGATGCCGCCGGATTCCGGCACTTCCGTGCCATCTTCGCCTGATAAGCGTGGTTTGTCCAGCTCTGCGCGGGTCGAGTCCGCCACGCCGGTGTCCGGCCCGTCCGGCATGTCCGGTCCGGGCGGGCGCCGGGGCCGACGGCGCTCACTGCGGCTGGTCCCGGACGCGGCCCGGCGTGCACCGCGGCGCCCCGCGCGCCGGCGGCGGCAGGCCACCGCGGTCACCCGGCGTCGCCGGGTCCTGGGCGCCCTCGCGCTGCTCAACGGCGTGCAACTGCTCGGCGTGGCGGTCGTCGGCCCCGGCTTCTGGATCAGTGTCTCGGTGACCGGCGCGCTGCTCGTGGTCTACGTGGTACACCTGCGGAACCGGGCGATAGCGGAACGCCGCCGGCGCCGCCAGGAGGCGCGAGAGGCCGCATGGCTGGCCCGCCGGCAGGCGGAGGTGCGGCGGGAACAGAAACGGCGTGCCGAGGCCCGCAAGGCCGACCGGCTGCGGCTGGCCGCACAGCGGGAAGCGGTCCGGCGGGCGGCGATGGGCCTGGACCGCGGTCCGGAGACCGACCTGCCGGCCGCCGCGGACGGCATCGCCGGCTCGTCCCCGCCACCCGCCAAGCCACGCGGCGGTTCCGTCTCCTACCGCTCACCGGGCCTGCGCGGCCGCCCCTACCAGGCCGGCGGCGGCCCCAGCCAGATGCGACGGCCGGACTCGGCGTGA
- a CDS encoding GNAT family N-acetyltransferase, which yields MLADGPVLLRPYRRSDAAAWSEVRIANRAWLSPWESAPPGPWHELNSTAAYRYVLQDMRRSARRGESMPFAVCLREPGRPERLVGHINLGNIVRRAFCSAYVGYWVDARVAGRGIIPTALALTVDHAFGPAGLHRVEVNIRPENKPSRRVVEKLGFREEAYHARYMHIDGAWRDHIGYSLTSEDVAAEGGLLRRWHRLRQHTA from the coding sequence ATGCTGGCCGACGGGCCGGTGCTGCTGCGGCCGTACCGGCGCTCCGACGCGGCCGCCTGGTCCGAGGTCCGGATCGCGAACCGGGCCTGGCTGTCGCCGTGGGAATCGGCGCCGCCCGGCCCGTGGCACGAGCTCAACTCCACCGCCGCCTACCGGTACGTGCTGCAGGACATGCGCCGGTCCGCACGCCGCGGCGAGAGCATGCCGTTCGCGGTCTGCCTGCGCGAGCCCGGCCGGCCGGAGCGCCTGGTCGGGCACATCAACCTGGGCAACATCGTGCGGCGCGCGTTCTGCTCCGCGTACGTGGGCTACTGGGTCGACGCACGCGTCGCCGGCCGGGGCATCATCCCGACCGCGCTGGCGCTCACCGTGGACCACGCGTTCGGCCCGGCCGGGCTGCACCGCGTCGAGGTCAACATCCGCCCGGAGAACAAGCCGTCCCGGCGCGTCGTGGAGAAGCTCGGTTTTCGTGAGGAGGCTTACCATGCGCGCTACATGCACATCGACGGCGCTTGGCGTGATCACATCGGATACTCGCTGACCAGCGAAGACGTGGCAGCCGAGGGGGGCCTGCTGCGCCGCTGGCACCGGCTCCGCCAGCACACCGCATGA